CTATGAGAATAATACCGAGTATGCCGGCTGGTCCTCTGCCCCAACTGCGGCTGTAACCCCAGTTTGGCAAGGCTCCGATAAGCAAAAGCACCAAAACTATAAGAAGGATCGTTCCGAGTGTCATGACGGCCCCCTTTTCCCTTGTCGTTCCTT
This genomic window from Verrucomicrobiia bacterium contains:
- a CDS encoding DUF3309 family protein, which encodes MTLGTILLIVLVLLLIGALPNWGYSRSWGRGPAGILGIILI